Proteins encoded in a region of the Anopheles ziemanni chromosome 2, idAnoZiCoDA_A2_x.2, whole genome shotgun sequence genome:
- the LOC131293588 gene encoding probable basic-leucine zipper transcription factor Q produces the protein MMPTLAVALASLLALAAQVACSSASSSAVFGTKRYARSNLIPSGDYGSQAGGLPLPPVYHLPSAARYYDTQVPPQYFPFAPYQAPSSDYYDDSGYYGEAGKSYYYMPQPQHRRYQRNNERYTSYGMPTYRGEYKPTPYYYAPGPSYSYSDDHESSNPLDDLHEEMLQEDERERARDYYPVGQEQWYESPSRPDSAFLRNLILYNQQLQAFSNGRGKPQLPPLDVSNEEDFEEYDDPEVDYEYDLPLPTDGRGNYDSYYGTVGGYPSDLSYGGSPDNRNTFSKLNSFRNSMAKNQIAEEDEEVQELKSLIHQQKQNSQRLPPLLVDKMSPFVLKAQQSVQSPQASSSQKQFQQQQLQQQQQQQQLQQQQQLLQRQSKQQLQSLQQQQKLLHQQQQQRQEQLLLQQKQREQEEQQQQARQLQLEREQKQQQQQLQFEREQKQQQLLRTLSSDYQPAFSEPVDNNWQKDSPSYNAYDYDTEYDDSWSHWDRKRNVQPKKATFASKTTTPRSVLKTSTTKTTTKKPAHTGTSTTVTPGPTDKQAAPKSGSGQKEVVLPRPTNPRNLFAATLINAVDESRAQQAATNKAEENATKLKQSKSSKIYDTIKAMINMRQNIEDAELRQQLEHQKQLAHIHKRFVANEESLVQELDGLKRSA, from the exons ATGATGCCGACCTTGGCTGTGGCACTCGCCAGCCTGTTGGCCCTTGCGGCTCAGGTGGCCTGCTCCTCCGCCTCCTCCTCGGCCGTGTTCGGCACCAAGCGGTACGCCCGTTCTAACCTCATTCCATCCGGCGACTACGGAAGCCAGGCTGGTGGCCTACCGCTGCCACCGGTGTACCACCTGCCGAGCGCTGCGAGGTACTACGACACGCAGGTACCTCCACAATACTTCCCGTTCGCGCCGTACCAGGCCCCGAGCAGCGACTACTACGACGACTCCGGGTACTACGGGGAGGCGGGCAAGAGCTACTACTACATGCCGCAACCGCAACACCGGCGCTATCAGCGCAACAACGAGCGCTACACGTCGTACGGGATGCCGACGTACCGGGGCGAGTACAAGCCGACACCGTACTACTATGCGCCCGGCCCAAGCTACAGCTACTCGGACGATCACGAGTCGAGTAATCCGCTGGACGACCTGCACGAGGAGATGCTGCAGGAGGACGAGCGGGAGCGGGCCCGGGACTACTATCCGGTCGGGCAGGAGCAGTGGTACGAGAGCCCGTCGCGACCGGATTCCGCCTTCCTGCGCAATCTGATCCTCTACAACCAGCAGCTGCAGGCGTTCAGCAATGGACGCGGCAAGCCCCAGCTGCCCCCGCTGGACGTGTCCAACGAGGAGGACTTCGAGGAGTACGACGACCCGGAGGTGGACTACGAGTATGACCTTCCGTTGCCCACCGACGGTCGGGGCAACTATGACAGCTACTATGGGACAGTCGGCGGTTACCCGAGCGATTTGAGCTACGGTGGTTCCCCGGACAACCGGAACACGTTCAGCAAGCTGAACAGCTTCCGCAATAGCATGGCCAAGAACCAGATCGCcgaggaggatgaggaggtGCAGGAGTTGAAGTCGCTGATCCATCAGCAGAAGCAGAACAGCCAACGACTTCCACCGCTGCTGGTGGACAAAATGTCACCATTCGTCCTAAAGGCGCAGCAAAGTGTTCAGAGTCCGCAAGCCAGCTCTTCCCAGAAGCAATTTCAACAACAGCAactccaacagcagcagcagcagcagcaactccaacagcagcagcagcttctgcAGCGACAGTCCAAGCAGCAGCTCCAGTcgctgcaacagcagcaaaagctgctgcatcagcagcagcagcaaaggcaGGAGCAGCTGCTGCTTCAGCAGAAGCAGCGCGAGCAGgaggaacaacaacaacaggcaCGCCAGCTGCAACTGGAGCGCGAACagaagcaacagcaacagcagctccaGTTTGAGCGGGAACAGAAACAACAGCAGCTGCTGCGCACCCTGTCCAGCGACTACCAGCCGGCGTTCAGCGAGCCGGTGGACAACAACTGGCAGAAGGACAGTCCGAGCTACAACGCGTACGACTACGACACCGAGTACGACGACTCATGGAGTCACTGGGATCGCAAGCGCAACGTGCAGCCCAAGAAGGCGACCTTCGCCAGCAAGACCACAACGCCCCGTTCAGTGctgaaaacatcaacaacgaagacgacgaccAAGAAGCCTGCTCACACCGGAACCAGCACAACCGTCACCCCGGGCCCGACCGACAAGCAAGCCGCACCGAAGTCCGGCAGTGGGCAGAAGGAGGTGGTGCTGCCGAGACCAACCAACCCGAGGAACCTGTTCGCCGCGACGCTGATCAACGCGGTAGACGAATCTCGGGCGCAGCAGGCCGCCACCAACAAGGCGGAAGAGAACGCCACCAAGCTCAAGCAATCCAAATCCAGCAAGATCTACGACACCATCAAGGCCATGATCAACATGCGGCAGAATATTGAG GATGCCGAGCTTCGCCAGCAGTTAGAACACCAGAAACAGCTAGCTCATATCCACAAGCGGTTCGTGGCCAACGAGGAATCGCTCGTCCAGGAGCTGGATGGACTGAAACGGTCGGCTTAA